The genomic interval GACCGGGTCCTCGTTGCGCAAACGTCGAAGCGCTTTAAAAGGTCCAATTACGACTTCGTTACCAACTTCTAACCCTGAAATCACTTCAAAAAAGCGGTCACCCGCGATGCCGGTTTTTACTTTATGAAATGTAACTTTACCATCATTAATCACAAACGCTCCTTGTGATTCTTCTTCCTTGGTCATATCATTGGCGGCTTCGGAGGTTCGGCGTCTTCGTGCTCTCTTCTTTTCTTGTTTGAGCTCCGAGGGTTTCCGCAACGTTAGCGCCTGGATGGGTACGGCAATGGCTTTCTCGCGATACCCGGTCGTAATTTCAGCTTTACAAGATAAGCCCGGACGAACATTAGGAATCGTTTCGGTTAGTTGAACGACTACTTCAAAGCTGGTAGCCTGTTGTTGAGAACCCAAACTTAGAATCGGACTGTGACCGACTTTCGTCACGACTCCTTTAAATGAGCTGTCCGGGTAGGCATCTACTTTGATAACCGACTCATGGCCCACTTGAACATTCACAATATCGGTTTCATCGACTTCGATCTCCGCTTCAATTACGGAGAGATCCGCTATGGTTAAAAGTATAGTCGCCGGATTATTAAACGCGCCGACAAAAACATTCTCACCCTCTTCGATATTACGCTTGGTTATCACACCGGAGACATCCGCATGGATATTTACCTTGCTCAGCTCATGACGCGCTCCCAACAGCATGGCCTGTAGACGCATGATTTCCTGTTTCCTTGCCTGGGTTTGCAGCTTCTGTACATCGTGAGAGGTGCGAGATTTTTGCAGGACGTCCTCAGAAGTCAGGTCCCTTTTAAAAAGTGTCTCCTGACGATCGAGCTCCACTTTAAGCTGTCTTAGATTGGCCTCGTCCAGCTCCATATTGGCCCTGGCTGCGGCGATACTGGCCTCAATCTGCCGCACATTGGCTTCTGCAGGTGTCGGATCGATCTGCATTAGAAACTGACCTTTTTCGACAATATCACCTTCGTCGACCGCCACTTTAACCACCTTGCCGCTGGTATTGGCGCTAATATCGACGCTGACTTTAGGTCGAATTTTCCCTGAAGCTGAAACAATTGCCCGTAATTCCCGCTCTTCTACTTTTTGCGCATCTACTTTTGTCGCACTTTTTTGCCGCTGTCGCAGATTGGCGACGATCATGATCACAATAACCACACCGACCCCAACTGCAATCCAAAGTTTTTTATTTTTAAGATCCATTTTTCTCCACACTATTTATTGGCTGGAGGTAAAGAATGTTTATGAAAACATTCCGCCCAGAGCAGACGCAACCACAGCATAAATAAAATACACAATTCCAACGGCTCTGGTTATTTTTTGAGTTTTCATTTTATAGATTACACCTAACCCGATAGAATAAACCGCAATCCACCAGATTGTAAAAATATCAATTTTTTGCAGAAATCGATATAAAAATGTGTTCTTGGATTCTTCCGACATGAACGTTGCCAAAGAAAATGAAATCTGCATCGTTTCCTGGGAGAGAACAAGCGGCAGCATTACTAACCCCGCAAGACTAAAAATCAGCCATGACCAAGCAGTGACACTCAGCACTTTTTTAAATGAGGTTTTGCCGCCAAGAATAACATTTCCGACAAACAAAAAAACTCCCGATACGATAGCTAACATGATTGGAGGGCCGATTATTGTAAAGACCCAGATGGAGATAGGAGTCCATTTTTCCACTTGTGCAATAGCTTGATCGATTTTCTCCGGATCCATGCCACGCTCGACCATCGCTTCTTCTTGCTGTACCAGGGTTTCCTCTAAGATGATATCGTTGGCAAAATAAACGAAAACCAGGTTGACTGCAAGCACTAGAGCCAACGGAACAATCCAGGTCGGGCTTAAGTCAATACTGGCAAAAGTCTTGGCAGGCGATGTAAAGATTCCCACAATTCTTTGAACGATAGTGAGCTCTTCTACCTTAGGACTGTTATTTATCTGAATATCGTTAGACATGATTTCCTCCTCCCTTAAAACCGAGATTTTTTTAGGTTAGATGACTAGCGTTTTGTAAAACGGTGGCGCTCATGCCAATCGCGACTATCGCATAGACAAGAAAAGCCAAAAAACCAAAAACGATCAGCAACAATGATAGGATGTTCCAATTAAACAGAACCCTCATAATCAAACGAGATCGCAACCACATTATTGACGAACGAATCATAGGATTTGACCAAATATCAGACAGAGGGGAACAAATATTGTTCCCCT from candidate division KSB1 bacterium carries:
- a CDS encoding efflux RND transporter periplasmic adaptor subunit, with protein sequence MDLKNKKLWIAVGVGVVIVIMIVANLRQRQKSATKVDAQKVEERELRAIVSASGKIRPKVSVDISANTSGKVVKVAVDEGDIVEKGQFLMQIDPTPAEANVRQIEASIAAARANMELDEANLRQLKVELDRQETLFKRDLTSEDVLQKSRTSHDVQKLQTQARKQEIMRLQAMLLGARHELSKVNIHADVSGVITKRNIEEGENVFVGAFNNPATILLTIADLSVIEAEIEVDETDIVNVQVGHESVIKVDAYPDSSFKGVVTKVGHSPILSLGSQQQATSFEVVVQLTETIPNVRPGLSCKAEITTGYREKAIAVPIQALTLRKPSELKQEKKRARRRRTSEAANDMTKEEESQGAFVINDGKVTFHKVKTGIAGDRFFEVISGLEVGNEVVIGPFKALRRLRNEDPV
- a CDS encoding YIP1 family protein codes for the protein MSNDIQINNSPKVEELTIVQRIVGIFTSPAKTFASIDLSPTWIVPLALVLAVNLVFVYFANDIILEETLVQQEEAMVERGMDPEKIDQAIAQVEKWTPISIWVFTIIGPPIMLAIVSGVFLFVGNVILGGKTSFKKVLSVTAWSWLIFSLAGLVMLPLVLSQETMQISFSLATFMSEESKNTFLYRFLQKIDIFTIWWIAVYSIGLGVIYKMKTQKITRAVGIVYFIYAVVASALGGMFS